TGGCGGCGCGCACGTGCCACAGTTCTTCCGTCGACTTGCGCGACTTGAGCAGCACCGACGGGTTGATCTGCTCGATGATGCGCGCGCCCTGGGGAAGCGCGCGCGCCATCGCCGCCGTCACCCGGCGGGGATCGAGGAGCACCGCTTCGCCGGGACCGACGGCGGCAAGCGCCGACCGCGCCCGGGCGTATTCGGCGAGTTCGACGCCGTCGGCCCGCAGCCGCTGTTCCAGGGCGGCATCGATCTTGCCGGGGCCGAGAAACAGGGTCGCGCCATCGCGCTCGATGAGGGCGTGGGCGAGGAACACCGGATTGAACGGGATGTCCGATCCGCGGAGGTTGAACAGCCAGGCGATGTCGTCCAGACTGGAAATCCAGTGGCGGTCGGCGCCGCAGGACTGCATCCGTTCGCGGATCAGCGCGAGCTTGTGCGCGCGGCTGCGCGACTCGAATCGCGCATCGCGCTCGTGCACTCCGTCGGGAGGAAGCGGCGGACGGTCGGGCCAGATTTCGTCGGCCAGATCGAGGTCGGTGCGCAACCGCGCATTGCGTGTCTGCAGCGCCGTCTCGATCGCACGGGCGAGCGCGAGGCCGATGGTCATGCCGTCGACGCCGACCGCGGAGCCCTCGGCCACGTGCGCGCAGAGCCAGTCCGTCAGCGGGGCGCCGGTGCTGCCCGCCGCCTTGACGGTCTCGATGCCGGTGCCGGCAAGCTGGCGTTCGGCGTCGACCCAGTACCGGCTGTCGACCAGCAGGGCGGCATGATCCTCCGTGACCACCAGGGTGCCGGCCGAACCGGTGAACCCGCTGAGCCATTGTCGCGTCTGCCAATGTGCGGGCAGGTACTCGGACAGGTGCGGGTCGGACGACAGGACGATCCAGGCCGACAGGCCATGGGCGCGCAATCGGGCGCGGAGCGCGTCGATCCGCGCGGGGATGGTGTCTTGGGATTGCATCACCGCGATCTCGAATCCTTCAGGGTGACGATGCGATTGAACACCGGCCGGTCGCTGCGGTGGTCGACGCGGTCGGCGACGAAGTAGCCATGGCGTTCGAACTGGAAGCGCTCATCCGCCGCCGCCGAGGCCAGTGCGGGCTCGACGTATGCGGAAACGCTGCGGCGGCTTTCCGGGTTGAGCCGCGAGCGGTAGTCCTCCGCACCCGCATCGGGGTCGTCGCAGGAGAACAGGCGATCGTAGAGCCGCACTTCCGCCGCCGGGGAATCCGCCGCCGGCAGCCAGTGGATCGCCCCCTTGACCTTGACGGCGCTGGCTCCGGGCGTGCCGCTCTTCGTGTCCGGCAGGATCTCGGCCTGCACGGTGGTGATCCGTCCGTCGGCATCCTTGTCGACCCCCGTGCAGCGGATGACGTAGGCATAGCGCAGCCGCACCATGCCTCCCGGCGTCAGGCGGAAGAAGTCGGGCGACGCCTGCTCGCGGAAGTCCTCGCGCTCGATCCACAGTTCGCGCCGCAGCGGGATCGTGCGCGTGCCGAGGTCCGGCCGGTGCGGGTGCACGGGCGCCGAACATTCCTCCCGGGCGGTTTCGGAGACGTTGGTCAGGACGAGGCGCAGGGGATCGAGCACCGCCATCGCGCGCGGCGCATGGTCCTCGAGGTCGTCCCGCAGCGCCTGCTCGAGCACGGCGTACTCGATCCGGGAGTCTGCCTTGCTCACGCCGATGCGTTCCGCGAAGAGCGCCAGGCTGCGGGGGGTGTATCCCCGGCGGCGCAGGCCGACGAGGGTCGGCATGCGGGGGTCATCCCAACCGTCGACGAGGCCTTCATCGACCAGCTGGATCAGCTTGCGCTTGCTCAGTACGACGGAATCGAGGTTGAGCCGGGCGAATTCGGTTTGCCGCGGCAGGTCGAACGGGTCGGGCAGCCGCTCTTCCAGCGCATGCGCGAGCAGCGGCGCGAACGACTCCGGCGCGCCCAGCAACAGATCGAAGAACGACTCGACCTCGCGCACCACGGCGCCGCGGTCGCGCTCCCAGCCCGCGAACAGGGCCCGCATGCGCTCCTCTGCGGCGCTCGCGAAGAGCTTCCCGGCGAAGTTGTGGCAATGCAGCGCGAACTCGCGCGCCGCTTCGCCGCCTTGTTCGCGGATGCCGCGCACGATTTCGAGGGCGGCGCGCCATTGCGGTCCGCGCAGCACCGGCGCGCAGCGTTCCAGGCACCAGTCGTAGAGCGGACGATGGTCCTCGAACTCGAGCGTGCAGATGCTGTGCGTGATGCTTTCCAGGGCATCGGACAGCGCGTGCGCGAAGTCGTACATCGGGTAGATGCACCAGCGGTCGCCGGTCCGGTGATGGTGCGCGAAACGGATGCGGTAGAGGGTGGGGTCGCGCAGGTTGATGTTGGGCGAGGCCATGTCGATGCGCGCCCGCAGCACCATCGATCCCTCCGGGTGCGCGCCGGCGCGCATTTCGCGGAACCGTGCCACGCTCTCCGCCGCCGGCCGGTCGCGATAACGCGAGGCGCGGCCGGGTTCGGTGAGCGTGCCGCGCGCCAGACGCAGTTCCTTGGCGCTGGACTCATCGACGTAGGCGTGGCCGCTTTCGATCAGGAATTCGGCGCAGCGGAACAAGGAATCGAAGTAGTCGGAGGCGAAATAGCGGTTGTCCTCGGCGCCGTCCTGCCAGTCGAAGCCGAGCCAGCGCACGCTGTCGGCGATGCTGTCGACGTACTCCTGCTCTTCCTTCGTCGGGTTGGTGTCGTCGAAGCGCATGTGGCAGCGCCCGTGGAAGTCGCGTGCCAGGCCGAAGTTGAGGAAGATCGACTTGGCATGGCCGACATGCAGGTAGCCGTTCGGTTCCGGCGGGAACCGGGTGCGGATCCGCGCGGAATCGAGGCCCCCGAGGTGCTGGAAATCGCCGTCGCCGGGGGCGCCGTTCCAGCGCCGACGGACGAACCGGTTGGCCGCCAGATCGGCGGCGACGAGGTTGCGCAGGAAGTTCGTGGCAGGGGCGGGAGTGGTGTTGCGGTCGTGTTTTTCCATTTCGGATCCTCCGGCATCGCGCGCCGGTTGCGGCACCATGCGCCGTCATCCGTCGTTGATCCCACGCATCTTACTTCGCGCGCCGGCTCTTGACGGGGCGGTTGGCGTGCGATTACTCTGGAATCGATCGGGCAGCGGTTCTGCCCGCGTACGCCTTGCCGCGGGAGGGTATCCGGAATGTGGCCCTATCCCAATCGAATCGCACACCGCGGCGGCGGCGTTTTGGCACCCGAAAACACGATCGCGGCCTTGAATGCCGCCCTCGGGTACGGCTACCACGCGGCGGAAGTCGATGCCGCGCTGTCGCGCGACGAAGTGCCGGTGCTGCTGCACGACGCATCCCTTGAGCGGACGACCGACGGCAACGGCTGCGTGTGCGATTACAGCGTCGACGAATTGACTTGGTTCGATGCGGGAGAGCGGTTTGCGCCCGAGTTCCTGGGCGAGCCGATTCCCACGCTGGAGCAGGCCCTGCGCGCCTGTGCGCATTGGGGGATCTGGCTCAATGTCGAGATCAAGCCGGTCCCGGGATTCGAAAAGCAGACCGGAACGGCGGTCGCGCGGACCGTTGCCCGGTTTTGCGCAAAGAACGCCATTGCCGGCGATCGTGTCCCGCTGCTGTCGTCGTTTTCCGTCGTCGCACTCGAGGCGGCCCGGCGGGCGGCGCCGCATCTGCCGCGCGGATATCTGGTTTCCCGCATCGGGCCGAAATGGCGCCGGACGCTGGAGCATTGCGGCTGCGCGAGCCTGCACTGCGAATACCATGCGCTCGACGAGGCCACCGCGCACGCGGTGAAGGATGCCGGCTTCGGCCTGCTTTGCTATACCGTCGACGATCCGGCGCGGGTGCGAACCCTGGAATCCTGGGGGGTGGACGCGGTGGTCGTGGACCGCATCGATCTGATTCCCCCCGACGAGGCGGCGCGCGGGAATGCCGCTGCCCTGGAGCCGGCGGTCAGTGCGCCGCCGGTCAGTGAGCCTCTTTGGACACGCTCGACCCGAGAACCGCCCGCAGACGATCCGAATCGAGAATCCGCAGGTGTTTCTGTTCTACCTCGATGAGGCCATCCTGCGCGAAGTGGGAGAGTGCCCGGCTGACGGTCTCGAGTTTCAACCCGAGGAAGCTGCCGATTTCCGCCCGCGTCATGCGCAGCACGAACTCCGTGCGGGAATAGCCGCGGGCTTCGAAACGTTGCGATAGGTTGAGCAGGAACGCGGCCAGCCGCTCTTCCGCCCGCATGCTGCCCAACAGCAGCATGACGCCGTGCTCGCGCACGATCTCGCGGCTCATCACCTTGCGCAGATTGTTCTGCAGGGAAGGCACCGCGGCCGCGATTTCTTCGAGCCGCTCGTACGGGAGGACGCAGACTTCCGTGTCCTCGAGCGCAACGGTGTCGCAGGTGTGGGCCTCGGCGGAGATCCCGTCGAGACCGACCACTTCGCCCGCCATGTGAAACCCGGTCACCTGTTCGTGGCCGTCGGGCGACATGAGCGTGCTCTTGAGAAATCCCAGTCGCACCGCATACAGCGATTCGAACCGATCGCCGGCGCGGAAGAGGGACTCGCCGCGGCGGATCTTGCGGCGCGTGGCCACGATCTGCTCGACCTGCCCCAGTTCGGTTCCGGAGAGCCCGACCGGAAGGCAGAGTTCGCGCAGGTTGCAGTTCGAGCATGCGACGCGCAGGCTCGCCAGACACGTGGATGGGACAGCCATCTTTTCGGATTCCTTGATGGAGGACTTGCATCCTGTGCAACCGCGTCCCCAAGCCTCGCATCCAACATTGGGGACGGTTGACGGCGATCAAAACGCATCGCCGCATGGCTGACATATTACCCGTCCTGAACGAGAACAAATAATCCATGTCATCGACATGGAAAATGGGAAGCAGAAAGTGGATGATCGAGTCATAGATGCGGACGCCTGCGGGGCAGGCCGGTCGGGGCGTCCCAAGCGGGTGGACCTCCCGGACCGGGCCACGATAAGCCGTTTCGACCAGCCGGGTCCGCGGTACACCTCATACCCGACGGCGGACCGGTTCGTCGAGTCGTTCGATGCCGATACGTACCGGCACTGGCTCGGCGTGCGCACGGCCGGCGTGCAGCGGCCGATCTCCGTCTACATCCACATCCCGTTCTGCGATACGGTCTGCTATTACTGCGCCTGCAACAAGATCGCCACCAAGGATCGCGCCAAGGCGGCCGAGTACCTCGGGTTCCTCGAGCGGGAAATCGACCTGGTCGCATCCGAGATCAAGGGGCGGGCGCGCATCGAGCAACTGCATCTCGGCGGCGGGACGCCGACTTTTCTGAGCAACGAGCAACTGGAGCAGGTGCGCGACATGCTGCGCGCCCGCTTCGATCTCGCCGACCGCGGCGAATTCAGCATCGAGATCGATCCGCGCAGCGCGCCCGGCGACAAGATCCGCACGCTGGCCGGACTCGGATTCAACCGCATGTCGGTCGGGGTCCAGGATTTCGATCCGGTCGTACAGCAGGCGGTGAACCGGGAGCAGAGCTTCGAGATCACGAAGGAGAGCGTCGATGCGGCGCGCGCCTCGGGGTTCAAATCGGTCAATCTCGACCTGATCTACGGCCTGCCCCACCAGTCGAACGCGCGGTTCTCGAAGACCCTGGACCGGATCCTCGAGGTCGGCCCCGACCGCATTGCGCTCTACCACTACGCACACCTTCCGACCCGCTTCAAGCCGCAGCGGCGCATCGCGGCCGAGGACCTGCCGTCGTCGCAGGAGAAGCTCACGATCATGATCGACGCGATCCGCCGGCTCGGCGCCGCCGGATACGAATACATCGGCATGGACCATTTCGCGCGCGCGGATGACGATCTCGCCCGTGCGCAGCGCCACGGCTGCCTGCATCGCAATTTCCAGGGCTACAGCACCCGCCCGGATTGCGACCTGATCGGCTTCGGGGTGTCGGCGATCGGCAAGGTGGGCCCGACCTACGTCCAGAACGTCCGGACGCTCGACGAATACTACGAGTCCCTGCGTGCGGGGGTGCTGCCGGTGCAGCGTGGTATCCAGCTCGACTCGGACGACCTGGTGCGACGGGCCGTGATCATGGCGCTGATGTGCCAGTTCGAGGTCTCCAAGGAGGCGATCGCGGCCGCGCACCTGATCGATTTCAACGACTATTTCGCCGACGAGCTGCGGGATCTCGCCCCCTATCAGGATGCCGGGCTGGTCGAGAACACGAAGGAATGGGTGAGCGTCACCCCCAAGGGCAAGCTGCTCGTACGTGCGCTGGCGATGGTGTTCGACAAATACCTTCGCCACGACCAGCGCGCCCGGCCGTACTCGAAGATCGTGTAGCAGCGCCAAGGCGGTGCCGCGGGCGGACCGGGCGTCGGCCCGCGGGGACGGGGCCGATGCCTTGCATGTCCCCCTCCGGGTCCGCACGTATTCCCGCTATCATCCGCAGCAATTTCCGACCCATCCGGCCGCACCTGCGATGAAAAGCTCCGAAATCCGCGAACGCTTCCTGCAATTCTTCGTCTCGAAGGGGCATACCCGCGTTCGTGCCGCCTCGCTGATCCCCGCCAACGACCCCACGCTGTTGTTCACCAACTCCGGCATGGTGCAGTTCAAGGACGTCTTCACCGGTCGGGAAACCCGTCCCTACACCCGCGCGACCTCCTCGCAGAAGTCGCTGCGGGCGGGCGGCAAGCACAATGATCTGGAGAACGTCGGCTACACCGCGCGCCATCACACATTCTTCGAGATGCTGGGCAACTTCAGCTTTGGCGATTATTTCAAGCGCGACGCCATCGCCTACGCCTGGGAGTTGCTGACGACCGTCTACAAGCTGCCGGTGGATCGGTTGTGGGTCACGGTCTATCAGGATGACGACGAGGCCTTCGACATCTGGACGAAGGAGATCGGCGTGGCGCCGGAGCGCTGCATCCGGATCGGCGACAAACCCGGCGCCGGGCGCTACGTCTCGGACAACTTCTGGCAGATGGCCGACACCGGCCCCTGCGGTCCCTGTTCCGAGATTTTCTATGACCATGGCCCCGGGGTCGCGGGCGGTCTGCCGGGATCGGCCGATGCCGACGGCGATCGCTACATCGAGATCTGGAACCTGGTGTTCATGCAGTTCGACCGGGATGCCGAGGGCACGCTCACACCCTTGCCGCGTCCCTGCGTCGATACCGGGATGGGGCTGGAGCGCCTTTCCGCGGTGCTGCAGGGCGTGCACAGCAACTATGAGACGGACCTGTTCCGCAGCCTGATCGCGGCGGCGGCGCGTGCGACCGGCACCAAAGACCTCGCCGACAACTCGCTCAAGGTCATTGCCGACCATATCCGCGCATGCGCCTTCCTGGTCGCGGACGGCGTGATTCCCGGCAACGAGGGGCGCGGCTACGTCCTGCGCCGCATCATCCGGCGCGCGCTGCGGCACGGCTATCGCCTGGGCTGCCGGCAGCCCTTTTTCGCGACGCTGGTCGCGGATCTCGAGAAGGAAATGGGCGAGGCCTACCCGGAACTCGGCGAGCAGCGAGAACGCATCGAATCCGTGCTGCGCCTCGAAGAGGAGCGTTTCGGCGAGACCCTCGAACACGGCATGAAGATCCTCCAGGAAGCCTTCACCCGCCTGCCGGCGTCGGGTGCGCAACTCGACGGCGAGACGGCCTTCCTGCTCTACGACACCTACGGCTTCCCGCTCGATCTCACGGCCGACGTGGCAAGGGAGCGTGGCGTCGGCGTCGATACCGAAGGCTTCGAGGCGGCGATGGAGCGCCAGCGTGCCCAGGCGCGCGCGCACGGCAAGTTCAAGTCGGCGCAGGAACTGCACTTCGAAGGCCGGCCTACGGCATTCGTCGGGTACGACGCGGCGGCCGCCGAGGCGCAGGTGCTCGCGCTCTTCCGCGACGGCGCGGCGGTGCCGGAGGTGGGCGATGGCGAGCATGCGATCGCGGTGCTCGACACGACGCCCTTCTATGCGGAGTCGGGCGGCCAGGTCGGCGACCGGGGCTGGATCGAGGCCGACGCGGCGCAGATGGCGATCGAGGACACCCAGCGCATCCAGCCCGGCGTGTTCGGGCATCATGGTGCGGTCCGCGGCGGCGCGCTGCGGGTCGGCGACCGCGTGCGGGTGCGGATCGACGGCGATCGCCGCGCACGCACGCGCGGCAATCATTCGGCGACCCATCTGATGCACGCCGCCTTGCGCAAGGTCCTGGGTGCCCACGTGCAGCAGAAGGGCTCGCACGTCGATGCCGCGCGCACGCGTTTCGATTTTTCCCACGACAAGCCGCTGACCCAGGACGAAATCGCGCAGGTCGAGCGGATCGTCAACGATGCGATCCGTGCCGACGTCGCCGTGTCCGCGCGCGAGATGGCCTACGACGACGCGATCCGCGCCGGCGCCCTGGCTTTCTTCGGCGATAAGTACGGCGACCGCGTGCGCGTGATCGCCATGGGTGACGGGTCCGAGAGCCGCTCCACCGAGCTGTGCGGCGGCACCCACGTCCGGCGCACCGGCGAGATCGGCTTCTTCAAGATCGTCTCCGAGAGCGGCGTCGCCGCCGGGGTGCGCCGTGTCGAGGCGGTGACCGGCGCTGGTGCGCTGGAGGCGGTCCAGGAGATGGACGCGCGCTTGAACGAGATCGCCGCCGCCGTTCGCAGCCCGGTGCCGGAAGCGGTGCAGCGCATTGGGCAGGTTCTCGAGCAGGTCAAGGCGCTGGAGAAGGAAGTCGCGCGCCTGAAGCAGAAGATGGCGGCCGGCCAGGGAGCGGATCTGGTTTCCCAGGCGGTCGAGATCGACGGCGTCCAGGTGCTCGCGGCCACGATCGAAGGGGTCGACGCCCGCCAGTTGCGCGACACCGTCGATCAGCTAAAGTCCAAGTTCGAGCGCGCGGCCATCGTGCTGGCCGCGGTCGGCGATGGCAAGGTGCAACTCGTGGCCGGCGTCACCGCGACCGCGACGGGCAGGATCAAGGCCGGTGAACTGGTCAACTTCGTCGCCGTCCAGGTCGGCGGCAAAGGTGGCGGCCGTCCCGATCTGGCGATGGCGGGAGGCACCAACGCCCAGGCGCTGCCGCAGGCGCTGGCGCAGGTACCGGACTGGGTTCGGAAGCAGCTCACCTGAGCATCACCGGGAGCAATCCTCATGAACGATCTCGCCGAACCGATCCCGCAGCACTTCGATCGCGAAGTCGATGCCCGCGGTCTGAGTTGTCCCCTGCCGATCCTGCGTGCCAAGAAGGCGCTCTCCGAAATGCAGAGCGGGGAGACCCTCAAGCTCATTTCCACCGATCCCGGTTCGACGCGTGATTTCCAGGCGTTCGCGCGCCAGACCGGCAATGCGCTGGTGGCGCAGACGTCGGACGGCAAAGAGTTCGTCCATTTTCTGCGGCGCCGCTGAATTCGCGCCGTGGCCCGGCACGGCGTCAAAGCCGTGTCGCGGCGATCGCGTCGACGTCGGCAGCCCGCGTGGCGGCGTCGAGGCGCAGATCGAGGAGCGTCTCCAGGGCCTTGATTCGCAGCCGTTCGATCCGCACCGGTTCGTCGCTCTCCGCCTCGTCTTGTGCGATGTCCGCGCGGGCGAAGTCGGCCATGCCCCGCAGGCGGGGAAGCAGGTCCTTTTCATAGAGGTCGATCTCGCGGGTGTCGGCGTCGAGTCGAACCAGGTCGGCGACGAGATCGGCGGCGATGCCGAGGCGCCGACTGCGCAACTGCGCCCGCGTCTTGCGCAGCCGGTCGCGGCTCTGGCGGATGGCCGCATCGATTCCCTGGTATGCCGCGATCGGAAACATGATTCCCGCCCCCGGGCTTTGCGTGGCACCGTCGAGACCGGCAGCGACGGAAAGGGTGAAGTCCGGGAGATATTCGAGTCGGGCGCGTTCGATATCGAACCGGTCGGCACGGATTTCGCGGCGCAACCCGGCGAGTTCCGGGTTGCGCCGCACCGCCTGCGCCAGCAGGCGATCCATGCTCGCCTGCGGCGCAAGGTGGCGCGGAAACCGCTCGGGTACGCCCAGCGCGCGCCGTGCCGGGCGGCCGAGAATCCGGTTGAGGTTCGCGCGATCGGCGGGCAGCCGGGCGGATACGGCAACGATCCGGGCACGCAGCGCGGTGCGCTCATCCTCGATCGACAGCGCGGTCGTCGCCGGTGTCGTCCCGGTCTCGATGCGCACCCGGGCGAAGGCATTGAGTTCGTCGAGCAGGCGCTCGTCCTGCTGCAGGAGGCGAAGCATCTCGGTGTCTGCGGTTAGCGTGTACCAGGCATCGAGCGTGTCCCGGCGCACGGCGAATTGCGCCCGGCGGTAGTCCCATCCCGCCGCGTACGCTCGTTGCAGCGCAGCGCGCGCCGCCGTGAGCGGCTTGATCGGCCACTCGATCGGTGCGCTGGACATGTTGGCCAACTGGAGCATCGTGTTGGCGGCGCTCGCCGTGCCGTTTTCGAGGCCGACGGTCGCTCCCAGCATGGGCACGGTCGGTTCGGTGCCCCGCTGCGGAATCTCCTCGATGGCGGCACGCCATTGCCAATATGCCGCCTCGACCTCGGGACTTTCGAGCAGGGCCCGGGAGACCAGCTGCTGTCGTGTCGGCACGGCCGGCAAGGACTGGGGATGGCGCCGCTGGGGCGGCTCGGCGAACTGCCGGCCCGCACGGTCCGCCTCCTGCCGCAATGCCGCTTCGCCGTGCG
This genomic window from Burkholderiales bacterium GJ-E10 contains:
- a CDS encoding peptidase, M24 family protein → MMQSQDTIPARIDALRARLRAHGLSAWIVLSSDPHLSEYLPAHWQTRQWLSGFTGSAGTLVVTEDHAALLVDSRYWVDAERQLAGTGIETVKAAGSTGAPLTDWLCAHVAEGSAVGVDGMTIGLALARAIETALQTRNARLRTDLDLADEIWPDRPPLPPDGVHERDARFESRSRAHKLALIRERMQSCGADRHWISSLDDIAWLFNLRGSDIPFNPVFLAHALIERDGATLFLGPGKIDAALEQRLRADGVELAEYARARSALAAVGPGEAVLLDPRRVTAAMARALPQGARIIEQINPSVLLKSRKSTEELWHVRAAMEQDGAALCEFFAWLDAALARRERITECTIDERLSAERARRPGFVSLSFETIAGFNANGASPHYRATAQTHAVICDGTVCGEGLLLIDSGGQYEGGTTDITRVVAIGRPTPEQRRDFTLVLKGMIQLSTARFPHGHRAPLLDSLARAPLWAHGLDYGHGTGHGVGYFLNVHEGPQSISPSAPPEPHTAMEIGMITSNEPAVYRPGKWGVRIENLLATIPAPQREDGAFGEFLQFETLTLCPIDRRCIDRGLLRADEIAWLDTYHATVRRRLEPLVGGAARRWLIAATRPI
- a CDS encoding glutamyl-trna synthetase (partial sequence n terminus) protein — encoded protein: MEKHDRNTTPAPATNFLRNLVAADLAANRFVRRRWNGAPGDGDFQHLGGLDSARIRTRFPPEPNGYLHVGHAKSIFLNFGLARDFHGRCHMRFDDTNPTKEEQEYVDSIADSVRWLGFDWQDGAEDNRYFASDYFDSLFRCAEFLIESGHAYVDESSAKELRLARGTLTEPGRASRYRDRPAAESVARFREMRAGAHPEGSMVLRARIDMASPNINLRDPTLYRIRFAHHHRTGDRWCIYPMYDFAHALSDALESITHSICTLEFEDHRPLYDWCLERCAPVLRGPQWRAALEIVRGIREQGGEAAREFALHCHNFAGKLFASAAEERMRALFAGWERDRGAVVREVESFFDLLLGAPESFAPLLAHALEERLPDPFDLPRQTEFARLNLDSVVLSKRKLIQLVDEGLVDGWDDPRMPTLVGLRRRGYTPRSLALFAERIGVSKADSRIEYAVLEQALRDDLEDHAPRAMAVLDPLRLVLTNVSETAREECSAPVHPHRPDLGTRTIPLRRELWIEREDFREQASPDFFRLTPGGMVRLRYAYVIRCTGVDKDADGRITTVQAEILPDTKSGTPGASAVKVKGAIHWLPAADSPAAEVRLYDRLFSCDDPDAGAEDYRSRLNPESRRSVSAYVEPALASAAADERFQFERHGYFVADRVDHRSDRPVFNRIVTLKDSRSR
- a CDS encoding glycerophosphodiester phosphodiesterase, translated to MWPYPNRIAHRGGGVLAPENTIAALNAALGYGYHAAEVDAALSRDEVPVLLHDASLERTTDGNGCVCDYSVDELTWFDAGERFAPEFLGEPIPTLEQALRACAHWGIWLNVEIKPVPGFEKQTGTAVARTVARFCAKNAIAGDRVPLLSSFSVVALEAARRAAPHLPRGYLVSRIGPKWRRTLEHCGCASLHCEYHALDEATAHAVKDAGFGLLCYTVDDPARVRTLESWGVDAVVVDRIDLIPPDEAARGNAAALEPAVSAPPVSEPLWTRSTREPPADDPNRESAGVSVLPR
- a CDS encoding Crp/Fnr family transcriptional regulator, with protein sequence MAVPSTCLASLRVACSNCNLRELCLPVGLSGTELGQVEQIVATRRKIRRGESLFRAGDRFESLYAVRLGFLKSTLMSPDGHEQVTGFHMAGEVVGLDGISAEAHTCDTVALEDTEVCVLPYERLEEIAAAVPSLQNNLRKVMSREIVREHGVMLLLGSMRAEERLAAFLLNLSQRFEARGYSRTEFVLRMTRAEIGSFLGLKLETVSRALSHFAQDGLIEVEQKHLRILDSDRLRAVLGSSVSKEAH
- a CDS encoding coproporphyrinogen III oxidase → MDLPDRATISRFDQPGPRYTSYPTADRFVESFDADTYRHWLGVRTAGVQRPISVYIHIPFCDTVCYYCACNKIATKDRAKAAEYLGFLEREIDLVASEIKGRARIEQLHLGGGTPTFLSNEQLEQVRDMLRARFDLADRGEFSIEIDPRSAPGDKIRTLAGLGFNRMSVGVQDFDPVVQQAVNREQSFEITKESVDAARASGFKSVNLDLIYGLPHQSNARFSKTLDRILEVGPDRIALYHYAHLPTRFKPQRRIAAEDLPSSQEKLTIMIDAIRRLGAAGYEYIGMDHFARADDDLARAQRHGCLHRNFQGYSTRPDCDLIGFGVSAIGKVGPTYVQNVRTLDEYYESLRAGVLPVQRGIQLDSDDLVRRAVIMALMCQFEVSKEAIAAAHLIDFNDYFADELRDLAPYQDAGLVENTKEWVSVTPKGKLLVRALAMVFDKYLRHDQRARPYSKIV
- a CDS encoding alanyl-tRNA synthetase; translation: MPRADRASARGDGADALHVPLRVRTYSRYHPQQFPTHPAAPAMKSSEIRERFLQFFVSKGHTRVRAASLIPANDPTLLFTNSGMVQFKDVFTGRETRPYTRATSSQKSLRAGGKHNDLENVGYTARHHTFFEMLGNFSFGDYFKRDAIAYAWELLTTVYKLPVDRLWVTVYQDDDEAFDIWTKEIGVAPERCIRIGDKPGAGRYVSDNFWQMADTGPCGPCSEIFYDHGPGVAGGLPGSADADGDRYIEIWNLVFMQFDRDAEGTLTPLPRPCVDTGMGLERLSAVLQGVHSNYETDLFRSLIAAAARATGTKDLADNSLKVIADHIRACAFLVADGVIPGNEGRGYVLRRIIRRALRHGYRLGCRQPFFATLVADLEKEMGEAYPELGEQRERIESVLRLEEERFGETLEHGMKILQEAFTRLPASGAQLDGETAFLLYDTYGFPLDLTADVARERGVGVDTEGFEAAMERQRAQARAHGKFKSAQELHFEGRPTAFVGYDAAAAEAQVLALFRDGAAVPEVGDGEHAIAVLDTTPFYAESGGQVGDRGWIEADAAQMAIEDTQRIQPGVFGHHGAVRGGALRVGDRVRVRIDGDRRARTRGNHSATHLMHAALRKVLGAHVQQKGSHVDAARTRFDFSHDKPLTQDEIAQVERIVNDAIRADVAVSAREMAYDDAIRAGALAFFGDKYGDRVRVIAMGDGSESRSTELCGGTHVRRTGEIGFFKIVSESGVAAGVRRVEAVTGAGALEAVQEMDARLNEIAAAVRSPVPEAVQRIGQVLEQVKALEKEVARLKQKMAAGQGADLVSQAVEIDGVQVLAATIEGVDARQLRDTVDQLKSKFERAAIVLAAVGDGKVQLVAGVTATATGRIKAGELVNFVAVQVGGKGGGRPDLAMAGGTNAQALPQALAQVPDWVRKQLT
- a CDS encoding SirA family protein → MNDLAEPIPQHFDREVDARGLSCPLPILRAKKALSEMQSGETLKLISTDPGSTRDFQAFARQTGNALVAQTSDGKEFVHFLRRR
- a CDS encoding outer membrane efflux protein (Precursor), whose protein sequence is MTGESGQRKRVRHILLALAASVMIAACTFLPHGEAALRQEADRAGRQFAEPPQRRHPQSLPAVPTRQQLVSRALLESPEVEAAYWQWRAAIEEIPQRGTEPTVPMLGATVGLENGTASAANTMLQLANMSSAPIEWPIKPLTAARAALQRAYAAGWDYRRAQFAVRRDTLDAWYTLTADTEMLRLLQQDERLLDELNAFARVRIETGTTPATTALSIEDERTALRARIVAVSARLPADRANLNRILGRPARRALGVPERFPRHLAPQASMDRLLAQAVRRNPELAGLRREIRADRFDIERARLEYLPDFTLSVAAGLDGATQSPGAGIMFPIAAYQGIDAAIRQSRDRLRKTRAQLRSRRLGIAADLVADLVRLDADTREIDLYEKDLLPRLRGMADFARADIAQDEAESDEPVRIERLRIKALETLLDLRLDAATRAADVDAIAATRL